Proteins co-encoded in one Callospermophilus lateralis isolate mCalLat2 chromosome 2, mCalLat2.hap1, whole genome shotgun sequence genomic window:
- the Txn gene encoding thioredoxin has translation MVKQIESKEAFQEALNSAGDKLVVVDFSATWCGPCKMIKPFFHSLSEKYSNVLFLEVDVDDCQDVAAECEVKCMPTFQFFKKGQKVGEFSGANKEKLEATINEFV, from the exons ATGGTGAAACAGATCGAAAGCAAG GAAGCTTTTCAGGAAGCCTTGAACTCCGCAGGAGACAAGCTTGTAGTAGTTGACTTCTCTGCCACGTGGTGTGGCCCTTGCAAAATGATCAAGCCTTTCTTTCAT TCCCTCTCTGAAAAGTATTCCAATGTGTTGTTCCTTGAAGTAGACGTGGACGACTGTCAG GACGTTGCTGCAGAGTGTGAAGTCAAATGCATGCCTACCTTCCAGTTTTTTAAGAAGGGTCAAAAG GTGGGTGAGTTTTCTGGAGCTAATAAGGAAAAGCTCGAAGCCACCATCAATGAATTTGTCTAA